From Antricoccus suffuscus, one genomic window encodes:
- a CDS encoding amino acid ABC transporter ATP-binding protein, whose amino-acid sequence MSEANVSAPPSALVQIKGVNKWYGDLHVLKDVNLDVNRGEVVVVLGPSGSGKSTLCRCINRLETIGEGEIVIDGKILPEEGKELAALRAEVGMVFQSFNLFAHKSILDNVTLGPIKVKKMSKKDAEEEGMKLLDRVGIGNQASKMPAQLSGGQQQRVAIARSLAMHPKVMLFDEPTSALDPEMVQEVLDVIVQLAKEGMTMVVVTHEMGFAHKAADRVIFMADGQIVEQAPPDEFFSNPKSDRARDFLGKILNH is encoded by the coding sequence ATGAGCGAAGCGAACGTGAGCGCACCGCCATCTGCGCTTGTGCAGATCAAGGGCGTTAACAAGTGGTACGGCGACTTGCATGTCCTCAAAGACGTCAACCTCGACGTCAATCGTGGCGAGGTAGTCGTCGTACTCGGCCCATCAGGGTCCGGTAAGTCCACGCTGTGCCGCTGCATCAACCGACTCGAGACGATCGGTGAGGGCGAGATCGTCATCGACGGCAAGATACTTCCCGAAGAGGGTAAGGAACTGGCGGCGTTGCGGGCCGAGGTCGGCATGGTTTTCCAGAGCTTCAATCTATTTGCACACAAGTCGATCCTCGACAACGTCACGCTCGGGCCGATCAAGGTCAAGAAGATGTCGAAGAAGGACGCCGAGGAAGAGGGCATGAAGCTGCTCGACCGAGTCGGCATCGGAAACCAGGCATCCAAGATGCCCGCACAGCTGTCCGGTGGGCAGCAGCAACGGGTCGCCATCGCCCGCTCGCTGGCGATGCATCCCAAGGTCATGCTGTTCGACGAGCCCACCTCAGCGCTCGACCCTGAGATGGTTCAGGAGGTCCTCGACGTCATCGTGCAGCTGGCGAAGGAGGGCATGACCATGGTCGTGGTCACCCACGAGATGGGTTTCGCCCACAAGGCGGCCGATCGCGTCATCTTCATGGCCGACGGACAAATCGTCGAGCAGGCGCCGCCGGACGAGTTCTTCAGCAACCCGAAGTCCGATCGTGCCCGGGACTTCCTCGGAAAGATCCTCAACCACTAG
- a CDS encoding glutamate ABC transporter substrate-binding protein has translation MRTKIAAVAAIAALALAITGCGKAKDDSSNQPKVDKSVSFDAGTKMEALNKAQSIKIGVKFDQPGLGYKDPSKSGPVGFDIEIAKIVAAKLGIPADKIQWVETVSKNREPFLQNGTVDIVVASYSITDERKQIVGMAGPYYVTGQQLLVRSDDDSIKGPDDLTGKGVCSVTGSTSIKTVEEKYGATPKPFGTYSECVQALLNKTVDAVTTDGPILLGYAAQDPDKLKVVGDTFSEERYGIGFAKGDTKFCEFLSTTIKDSFKDGSWEQAFKDTLGKAKVDAPKPPTVDACA, from the coding sequence ATGCGGACCAAGATTGCGGCAGTTGCGGCAATTGCCGCGCTCGCGCTGGCTATCACCGGCTGCGGCAAGGCCAAAGACGACAGCAGCAACCAGCCCAAAGTCGACAAGTCGGTTTCGTTTGACGCCGGCACGAAGATGGAGGCGCTCAACAAGGCGCAGTCCATCAAGATCGGCGTGAAATTCGATCAGCCCGGCCTCGGCTACAAAGACCCATCCAAGTCCGGGCCCGTGGGCTTCGACATCGAGATCGCCAAGATCGTCGCAGCAAAGCTCGGTATTCCGGCGGACAAGATCCAGTGGGTCGAGACCGTCTCGAAGAACCGCGAACCGTTCCTACAGAACGGCACCGTCGACATCGTCGTCGCGTCGTACTCGATCACCGACGAACGCAAGCAGATCGTCGGCATGGCAGGCCCCTACTACGTCACCGGCCAGCAGCTGCTGGTGCGTTCGGACGACGACTCGATCAAGGGCCCGGATGACCTCACCGGCAAGGGCGTCTGCTCGGTCACCGGCTCGACCTCGATCAAAACCGTCGAGGAGAAGTACGGCGCCACACCGAAACCGTTCGGCACCTACTCCGAGTGCGTGCAGGCACTGTTGAACAAGACCGTTGACGCGGTCACCACCGACGGCCCGATCCTGCTCGGCTACGCCGCTCAGGACCCCGACAAGCTCAAGGTTGTAGGCGACACGTTCAGCGAGGAGCGCTACGGCATCGGCTTCGCTAAGGGCGACACCAAGTTCTGCGAGTTCCTGTCCACGACGATCAAAGACTCGTTCAAAGACGGATCGTGGGAGCAGGCCTTCAAGGACACCCTCGGCAAGGCCAAGGTTGACGCGCCGAAGCCACCGACGGTTGACGCCTGCGCATAG
- a CDS encoding amino acid ABC transporter permease, producing the protein MSNVLFDAPGPKGRARQRVFGTVGVVIIVAFLGFIVYKFNQSGQFESKMWDPFVNPNVIRTLANGLLNTLIAAVFSIILALIFGAIFGSMRLSTIAPIRWIGTIVVEFFRAVPLVLLILFIFLRYAHAMQGFFDSIGVTDVMDNLGLGRSQGALASLILGLTLYNGSVLAEILRAGVNSVPTGQREAAYSIGLRPTQTLRMILAPQAIRTMLPAIVSQSVVALKDTSLGFIVAFEEFVRSGQLIAANPTLRNYIPMALILGTVYVLINYSLSKFAQYLSNRQQRKTKLSPLKDPALAAVGPGAIK; encoded by the coding sequence ATGAGCAACGTCCTGTTCGACGCGCCCGGGCCCAAGGGTCGCGCACGGCAGCGGGTGTTCGGCACCGTCGGTGTCGTGATCATCGTCGCCTTCCTTGGATTCATCGTCTACAAGTTCAACCAGAGCGGCCAGTTCGAGTCGAAAATGTGGGATCCGTTCGTCAATCCCAATGTCATTCGCACACTCGCCAACGGTCTGCTCAACACGCTCATCGCGGCCGTATTCTCGATTATCCTGGCACTGATTTTCGGCGCGATCTTCGGATCCATGCGCCTATCCACGATCGCTCCCATTCGGTGGATCGGCACGATTGTGGTGGAGTTCTTCCGCGCCGTACCCCTCGTGCTGCTGATCCTGTTTATCTTCCTGCGCTATGCGCACGCGATGCAGGGCTTCTTCGACAGCATCGGCGTCACGGACGTCATGGACAATCTCGGTCTCGGACGCAGCCAGGGCGCGCTGGCCAGCCTGATTCTCGGCCTCACGCTGTATAACGGGTCGGTGCTTGCCGAGATCCTGCGGGCCGGGGTCAACTCGGTGCCCACCGGCCAACGCGAAGCGGCGTACTCGATCGGTCTGCGGCCGACACAGACGCTGCGAATGATTCTTGCCCCCCAGGCGATCCGCACCATGCTGCCGGCGATCGTCAGTCAAAGCGTCGTAGCGCTCAAGGACACGTCGCTGGGCTTCATCGTGGCATTCGAAGAGTTCGTCCGGTCCGGTCAACTGATCGCGGCCAATCCGACGCTGCGCAACTACATCCCGATGGCATTGATCCTCGGCACCGTCTACGTGCTGATCAACTACTCGCTATCGAAGTTCGCGCAGTATCTGTCCAACCGGCAGCAGCGTAAGACCAAACTGTCACCGCTGAAAGACCCGGCACTAGCCGCGGTGGGACCCGGGGCGATCAAGTAA
- a CDS encoding aminoglycoside phosphotransferase family protein: protein MGRRADIAPRQIPSGLRAQERLGPTWADWLARLPRLADEMLREWDLTEDGAPMHGFCSLVIPVRAAAGQRAVLKLGYDGDDESQFEHLALQGWHGSGAVQLLRAEPGRRVMLLERLKARDLRSVSESEACDVVAGLYPRLHVPAHPQLRSLTSYVERWANALNTLPSDAPVPRRLVGQAVALAGDFVGDERSTGTTIHGDLHFENVLAGDREPWLAIDPKPMSGDPHYEVAPMLWNRWDELVASGDVRSAVQRRFYRLVDGAGLDPDRARDWVVVRMVLNAYWAIEDAGRARTSLSNDDQRWITRCIAIAKAVQ, encoded by the coding sequence GTGGGACGCCGAGCGGACATAGCCCCCCGACAGATCCCGTCCGGGCTGCGCGCCCAAGAAAGACTCGGACCGACCTGGGCGGACTGGCTGGCGCGCTTGCCGAGGCTCGCCGACGAGATGCTGCGCGAATGGGACCTGACCGAGGACGGGGCGCCGATGCACGGCTTCTGCTCGCTGGTGATCCCGGTGCGGGCGGCTGCCGGACAGCGGGCCGTACTCAAGCTTGGGTACGACGGTGACGATGAGTCTCAGTTCGAGCACCTCGCGCTGCAAGGATGGCACGGGAGCGGCGCCGTACAACTGCTGCGCGCGGAGCCGGGCCGACGCGTGATGCTGCTGGAACGACTAAAGGCCAGGGATCTTCGTTCGGTCTCCGAGTCAGAGGCGTGCGATGTCGTCGCAGGTCTGTATCCGCGGCTGCACGTGCCGGCGCACCCGCAGCTGCGCTCGCTCACGTCGTACGTCGAGCGGTGGGCCAATGCGCTCAACACCTTGCCGTCCGATGCCCCGGTCCCACGGCGGCTGGTGGGTCAGGCCGTTGCGTTGGCCGGCGACTTCGTGGGCGACGAGAGGAGCACGGGTACAACGATCCACGGTGACCTGCATTTCGAAAATGTGCTCGCCGGTGATCGTGAACCGTGGCTAGCCATCGACCCCAAGCCGATGTCTGGTGACCCGCACTACGAGGTCGCGCCGATGCTGTGGAACCGCTGGGACGAGCTGGTCGCCTCCGGCGATGTGAGGTCCGCGGTACAAAGGCGGTTCTATCGGCTGGTCGACGGCGCCGGGCTAGACCCGGACCGGGCCCGCGACTGGGTGGTCGTGCGCATGGTGCTCAACGCGTACTGGGCGATCGAAGATGCTGGCCGAGCCCGGACCTCGCTTAGCAATGACGATCAGCGATGGATCACTCGCTGCATCGCGATCGCCAAGGCAGTCCAGTAG
- a CDS encoding amino acid ABC transporter permease, with protein sequence MNVLIDNLPDLLSGFGKTLALSAIAGVCALILGTILASFRVSPVPVFRAIGTSYVNIFRNTPLVLLFVLFIFGLPQLGITGDHLFAFAAAAMSIYTAAFVCEALRSGINSVNVGQAEAARSIGLTFQQNLSLVILPQAFRAVIPPLASVFIALVKNTAIVEAFGITEAAYQMDSLVRDHPQSIYAVFAGTAAGYIIIVFAISGAARLLERKLEVKR encoded by the coding sequence GTGAACGTACTGATCGACAACTTGCCGGACCTGCTCAGCGGGTTCGGTAAGACTCTCGCGCTCAGCGCGATCGCGGGGGTCTGCGCCCTGATCCTCGGCACTATACTCGCGAGTTTCCGGGTGTCACCGGTACCGGTCTTCCGGGCAATCGGTACGTCGTACGTCAACATCTTCCGCAACACCCCGTTGGTGCTGCTGTTCGTACTTTTCATCTTCGGCCTACCCCAGCTCGGTATCACCGGCGACCACCTCTTCGCCTTCGCGGCAGCCGCAATGTCCATCTACACCGCCGCGTTCGTGTGCGAGGCGCTGCGATCGGGCATCAACTCGGTCAACGTCGGGCAGGCCGAGGCAGCGCGTTCCATCGGACTGACCTTCCAGCAAAACCTGTCACTAGTAATCCTGCCGCAGGCGTTTCGGGCAGTCATTCCGCCGTTGGCCAGCGTCTTCATCGCGCTCGTCAAGAACACCGCGATCGTCGAGGCCTTCGGCATCACGGAGGCGGCGTACCAAATGGATAGCCTCGTGCGTGACCATCCGCAGTCCATCTACGCCGTATTCGCCGGTACGGCGGCCGGCTACATCATCATCGTCTTCGCAATATCAGGGGCGGCACGATTGCTGGAGCGCAAGCTGGAGGTCAAGCGATGA
- a CDS encoding YhjD/YihY/BrkB family envelope integrity protein, protein MPQARADEVEFDEITTREADAEPDEQKGKLGQKLDELKAKYPWLDHLMRAGERYTERNGDMYAASITYLTFLALFPILLLAVAVFGFVMRGNPQMFDDINKSLAESVPGGAGDLIANALTAARDQATGIGIISLVLVAYTGTGWVSNLRKATQEMWGQPHEKQPFVKQFLGDLGTLVGLGLALVVSIGLSTVAGDVTTYLVKLIGLDHLPGAFVLMKIIAIAAALIADVLLFLYIIVTLPRQKLPFRAVLRGALFGAIGFEILKVVGTIYIPRVAASPAAGVFGAVLGLLVWINLMSRLMLVTITWTATSRPVLEIRRAEAEALGIGSERTQQESELARLQAIEEHRRNAPYSPGVVLGVLLAAGAVVGSLIPGFIRRWWDAERT, encoded by the coding sequence ATGCCACAAGCACGCGCTGACGAAGTTGAGTTCGACGAAATCACTACTCGAGAGGCAGATGCTGAGCCTGACGAGCAGAAGGGCAAGCTCGGTCAGAAGCTCGACGAGCTGAAGGCGAAGTATCCCTGGCTCGACCACCTGATGCGCGCGGGGGAGCGATACACCGAGCGCAACGGTGACATGTACGCCGCCAGCATCACTTATCTGACCTTCCTCGCGCTGTTCCCGATCCTGCTGCTGGCGGTCGCCGTCTTCGGGTTCGTCATGCGCGGCAACCCCCAGATGTTCGACGACATCAACAAGTCCCTCGCGGAAAGCGTGCCTGGCGGCGCAGGAGACCTGATCGCCAACGCGTTGACTGCGGCCCGTGACCAGGCCACAGGTATCGGAATCATTTCGCTTGTGCTGGTTGCCTACACCGGGACTGGCTGGGTGAGCAACCTCCGCAAGGCGACACAGGAGATGTGGGGGCAGCCCCACGAGAAACAGCCATTTGTCAAACAGTTTCTGGGTGACCTCGGTACCCTGGTCGGTCTTGGACTAGCGCTCGTCGTCTCGATTGGTCTGTCAACAGTTGCCGGCGACGTGACGACCTACCTCGTCAAGTTGATCGGACTGGATCATCTTCCGGGGGCGTTCGTGCTGATGAAGATCATCGCGATCGCGGCAGCGTTGATCGCCGACGTGCTGCTGTTCCTCTACATCATCGTGACACTGCCGCGACAGAAGCTGCCGTTTCGCGCGGTGTTGCGTGGAGCGCTCTTTGGCGCGATCGGGTTCGAGATTCTCAAGGTCGTCGGCACGATCTACATCCCCCGTGTGGCAGCGAGTCCGGCGGCCGGCGTCTTTGGCGCCGTGCTTGGACTTCTCGTGTGGATCAATTTGATGTCCCGACTAATGCTCGTCACGATCACCTGGACGGCGACCTCGAGACCAGTGCTGGAGATACGCCGGGCGGAGGCCGAGGCGTTGGGCATCGGTAGCGAGCGGACCCAGCAGGAATCCGAGCTTGCCCGCCTCCAGGCGATCGAAGAGCATCGACGCAACGCGCCGTACTCCCCAGGTGTCGTGCTTGGGGTGCTGCTCGCGGCCGGTGCCGTCGTCGGCTCGCTGATACCTGGATTCATTCGGCGCTGGTGGGACGCCGAGCGGACATAG
- a CDS encoding 2'-5' RNA ligase family protein: MSTPISHTPEPPVDDEDGEITLGVSITVPEPHASELTHWRVKIGDPLANLVEPHITLIPPTAIPVAQLSDVLDRLRWHAARHHDFTLHLRGTGTFRPISDVVFVAVSQGISACEILADDLRFGPLEVPLQFPYHPHVTVAHNVSEDYLDEAYEGLEGFRANLVVDQVAVHRQNDNGSWDRIATYPLAKGSLRNATSTR; this comes from the coding sequence ATGTCGACACCGATCAGCCATACGCCGGAGCCTCCGGTGGATGATGAGGACGGCGAAATCACGCTTGGCGTGTCGATCACGGTGCCGGAGCCGCACGCGTCCGAGCTGACGCACTGGCGGGTCAAGATCGGTGATCCGCTCGCCAATCTGGTCGAACCGCACATCACGCTGATCCCGCCGACAGCGATACCAGTGGCGCAGCTGTCCGACGTACTGGACCGGTTGCGATGGCACGCGGCGCGGCACCACGACTTCACGCTGCATTTGCGTGGCACCGGCACCTTCCGGCCGATTTCGGACGTCGTGTTCGTCGCGGTCTCACAAGGTATCTCCGCGTGCGAGATCCTCGCCGACGACCTGCGTTTCGGTCCACTCGAGGTGCCGCTGCAGTTTCCCTACCATCCACATGTCACCGTTGCGCACAACGTCTCGGAGGACTATCTCGACGAGGCCTACGAAGGTCTGGAGGGTTTTCGTGCCAACCTGGTCGTCGACCAGGTAGCAGTACATCGCCAGAACGACAACGGTTCATGGGACCGGATCGCCACCTATCCGCTAGCGAAGGGTAGTTTGCGCAATGCCACAAGCACGCGCTGA
- a CDS encoding D-alanyl-D-alanine carboxypeptidase family protein — MFHRRAGRRPKAPRILATVATLGMLITGGPVASADPSSPPSPSIDASAPTPTAPYPAGPPQGFGPDGITIGGPGLDTRARVQAPGTPALPGGIDAKGWVIADATSGQILAAQDPHGRYYPASTLKLLTMTTLYPLLDPNQILTATHEDASVEGSRVGIVENGQYTVAQLWNALVLQSGNDAAQMLAEGAGGVSKSLSLMNAKAKELQAYDTIAGTVSGLDVSGQSSSPYDLCIFLREIISNPATLKIAGELTGQLPPVPPKYGPLNYSTQDKLLTHQYPGALGGKTGFTDAARHTFVGAAAQNGRTLIVSLMQAEQTPVQTWQQAAALLDWGFSTPATTSGLGKLVVPGEVSEQPASVSESIGSSAPALSDGAGTPVAETTPRSHGVPLWPAIPILVLLVGGAIWIAAPVHSKNKKKPKDRRH, encoded by the coding sequence ATGTTCCACCGCCGCGCAGGACGCCGCCCAAAGGCGCCCAGAATACTCGCGACGGTAGCCACCCTCGGCATGCTCATCACCGGCGGACCAGTGGCCTCCGCAGACCCATCGAGTCCGCCATCGCCATCCATCGACGCGTCAGCACCGACCCCAACCGCGCCGTATCCTGCCGGACCACCACAGGGATTCGGGCCAGATGGAATTACGATCGGCGGCCCCGGACTCGACACGCGCGCCCGCGTACAAGCACCCGGCACACCCGCCCTGCCGGGCGGGATCGACGCCAAGGGGTGGGTCATCGCCGATGCTACTTCCGGTCAGATCCTGGCCGCTCAAGATCCGCATGGGCGCTACTACCCCGCCAGCACCCTCAAGCTGCTCACCATGACGACGCTCTACCCCCTGCTGGACCCAAACCAGATCCTGACCGCGACTCACGAAGACGCCAGTGTCGAAGGGAGCCGGGTCGGAATCGTCGAGAACGGCCAATACACCGTCGCCCAACTCTGGAATGCGCTTGTCCTGCAATCCGGCAACGACGCAGCCCAGATGCTGGCCGAAGGCGCCGGCGGAGTCTCCAAGTCGCTGTCCCTGATGAACGCAAAAGCAAAGGAGCTCCAGGCATACGACACGATCGCCGGAACCGTTTCTGGCCTGGATGTCAGCGGGCAGAGCTCGTCGCCGTACGACCTATGCATCTTCCTACGTGAAATCATCAGTAACCCCGCGACACTCAAGATCGCCGGTGAGCTCACCGGCCAGCTGCCGCCGGTGCCGCCGAAGTACGGCCCGCTCAACTACAGCACTCAAGACAAGCTGCTCACCCACCAGTACCCGGGCGCATTAGGCGGGAAGACCGGATTTACCGACGCCGCCCGGCACACGTTCGTGGGCGCTGCGGCACAAAACGGTCGCACGCTGATCGTGAGCCTCATGCAGGCCGAGCAGACTCCGGTACAGACGTGGCAGCAGGCGGCCGCGCTTCTCGACTGGGGATTCAGCACGCCGGCGACGACCAGCGGCCTCGGCAAACTCGTCGTACCCGGCGAGGTCTCCGAACAACCGGCCTCCGTGTCGGAATCGATCGGATCATCGGCGCCCGCGCTCAGCGATGGAGCCGGCACACCGGTCGCCGAGACCACTCCCCGAAGCCATGGCGTGCCGCTGTGGCCGGCGATCCCGATCCTGGTCCTGCTCGTCGGCGGGGCGATCTGGATCGCCGCACCGGTGCACTCCAAGAACAAGAAGAAGCCCAAGGACCGCCGCCACTAG
- the trpS gene encoding tryptophan--tRNA ligase — MTKTRDSHEGQHPAVTASPRVFSGIQPTSDSFHLGNYLGALRHWVALQQTHDPIYCVVNQHALTVDPSPADLHRRTRASLAQLVALGVDPDRSVLFVQSDVPEHAQLTWVLECLTGFGEASRMTQFKDKSAKGGADRSSVGLFTYPMLMAADILLYQTHVVPVGEDQRQHLELTRDLAARFNAKYGETFVVPEPHIVKETGRIVDLQNPTGKMSKSTATENSLVNVLDTPKQMSKKIKSAMTDSIGVVSFDPDNQPGVANLLTILGSITDRDPESLVADYAGKGYGALKVDTADAVVAVFEPIGNRTRELLDDPAELDKIMDRGAERARVIAADTLAKVYRAIGFDGRDAGRPAVSSRE, encoded by the coding sequence ATGACCAAGACCCGCGACAGCCATGAAGGGCAGCATCCAGCAGTGACCGCATCGCCACGAGTGTTTTCCGGCATCCAGCCGACGTCCGACTCGTTCCACCTGGGCAACTATCTCGGCGCGCTGCGTCACTGGGTGGCGCTGCAACAGACGCATGATCCGATCTACTGCGTGGTCAACCAGCACGCGCTCACCGTGGACCCGAGCCCCGCCGATCTGCATCGGCGCACGCGGGCCAGCCTCGCTCAGCTCGTCGCGCTCGGCGTGGACCCGGACCGTTCGGTGCTGTTCGTGCAAAGCGACGTACCTGAGCATGCCCAACTCACATGGGTCTTGGAGTGTCTTACTGGATTCGGTGAGGCGAGCCGGATGACCCAGTTCAAGGACAAGAGCGCCAAAGGCGGCGCGGATCGGTCGTCGGTGGGTCTCTTTACCTACCCGATGCTGATGGCCGCCGACATCCTGCTCTACCAGACACACGTCGTCCCGGTGGGCGAGGATCAGCGCCAGCACTTGGAGCTCACCCGCGACCTCGCGGCCCGGTTCAATGCGAAGTACGGCGAGACCTTCGTCGTACCCGAGCCGCATATCGTCAAGGAAACCGGCCGAATCGTCGACTTGCAAAACCCGACCGGCAAGATGAGCAAGTCGACGGCCACCGAAAACTCCCTCGTCAACGTGCTCGATACGCCCAAGCAAATGAGCAAGAAGATCAAGAGCGCGATGACCGACTCGATCGGCGTGGTCAGCTTCGATCCGGACAACCAGCCTGGTGTCGCAAACCTGCTCACGATCCTCGGATCGATCACCGATCGCGACCCTGAGAGCCTCGTCGCCGATTACGCCGGCAAGGGTTATGGGGCACTCAAGGTGGATACGGCGGACGCGGTCGTCGCCGTCTTCGAACCGATCGGCAACAGGACCCGTGAGCTCCTCGACGATCCGGCGGAACTCGACAAGATCATGGACCGCGGTGCCGAGCGAGCGCGGGTAATTGCCGCAGACACCCTTGCGAAGGTCTATCGGGCTATCGGATTTGATGGCCGTGACGCTGGTCGCCCGGCTGTATCGAGTCGCGAGTAA